The proteins below are encoded in one region of Girardinichthys multiradiatus isolate DD_20200921_A chromosome 19, DD_fGirMul_XY1, whole genome shotgun sequence:
- the timm9 gene encoding mitochondrial import inner membrane translocase subunit Tim9 has translation MAVQVTESDQIKQFKEFLGTYNKVTENCFMDCVKDFTTRDVKPEESSCSESCLQKYLKMTQRISMRFQEYHIQQNEALAAKAGLLGQPR, from the exons ATGGCCGTCCAAGTGACTGAGTCTGACCAGATCAAACAG TTCAAGGAGTTTTTGGGGACATACAACAAAGTCACTGAGAACTGCTTCATGGACTGTGTCAAAGATTTCACTACCAGAGATGTGAAGCCTGAggag TCCAGCTGCTCTGAGTCCTGCCTGCAGAAGTATCTAAAGATGACTCAGCGGATCTCCATGCGTTTCCAGGAGTATCACATTCAGCAGAATGAAGCTCTTGCAGCTAAGGCAGGACTGCTGGGACAGCCTCGCTGA